A stretch of Gemmatimonadota bacterium DNA encodes these proteins:
- a CDS encoding DUF481 domain-containing protein, which produces MRARALPAVLALSLGLLALPLGVRAQQQAAAPPATPPERWKLVVDLGFTAASGNERLAVLTSAVSLTHLRQELFELALDGDLRYGRSEGKEVARRFRGGLKFDLYPHSMWSPFFFTTGEHDRFRRLDLRTSGGAGIKHTFWDSPAGKASLSLAVVYSYEDYDVAQLPLLDQFQRNTRWSWRLKAQRQLGGAVRLESTTFYQPLWNVAADYLVEAETALTVRISRKLGVSLGHSYNRDSRPPSPDVRKDDHLVKVGLSLEL; this is translated from the coding sequence ATGCGGGCTCGTGCGCTCCCGGCCGTTCTCGCCCTTTCCCTCGGCCTCCTGGCTCTCCCCCTCGGCGTGCGCGCGCAGCAGCAGGCGGCTGCTCCTCCGGCGACGCCGCCAGAGCGCTGGAAGCTGGTGGTCGATCTGGGCTTCACTGCGGCCAGTGGCAATGAGCGGCTGGCAGTGCTGACCTCGGCTGTGAGCCTCACGCACCTGCGCCAGGAGCTGTTCGAGCTCGCGCTGGACGGCGACCTGCGCTATGGCCGGAGCGAAGGCAAGGAGGTGGCGCGCCGCTTCCGGGGTGGGCTCAAGTTCGATCTCTACCCGCACAGCATGTGGTCGCCGTTCTTTTTCACCACCGGGGAGCATGACCGGTTCCGCAGGCTGGACCTGCGCACCAGCGGCGGCGCGGGTATCAAGCACACGTTCTGGGATTCGCCCGCGGGGAAAGCTTCACTGAGCCTGGCGGTGGTGTACAGCTATGAGGATTACGACGTCGCTCAGCTCCCGTTGCTCGATCAGTTCCAGCGCAACACTCGCTGGAGCTGGCGGCTGAAGGCGCAGCGGCAGTTAGGCGGGGCAGTGCGGCTGGAGAGCACTACCTTCTACCAGCCCTTGTGGAACGTTGCCGCGGATTACCTGGTCGAGGCGGAAACGGCGCTGACGGTGCGCATCAGCCGCAAGCTGGGCGTGAGTCTCGGGCACAGCTACAACCGCGATTCCCGGCCGCCTTCGCCGGACGTGCGCAAGGACGACCACCTGGTGAAGGTAGGCCTTTCCCTCGAGTTGTAA